The following proteins are co-located in the Ensifer sp. WSM1721 genome:
- a CDS encoding DUF6504 family protein — translation MRLIALDTLAERIGLKRGQGAAEARAMCPSLDVIAADPSADQAFLEALADWCDRYTPLVALDGTDGLFLDITGCAHLHGGEKALVSDVLSRLFSLGVEARATVSSSAGLSWAAARYGKDAVIAPEDADRVLAPLPVTALRLPAETAAALERVGLKEVGDLLEAPRAPLARRFGSCLLLRLDQARGLEDEPLSPRLPVPSFSSERRLAEPLQDEEYILELTRHLAKDVRSSLERHGEGGRLFELLLFRVDGRVFRVRAHAAVPLNDADRIAALFRERLQAVHDDLDAGYGFEILRLAVIRSERLDPAQEDFSGVADESQPLAAFIDKVSARFGPDCLMQAALFESHLPERAGGFAPLRDVAAAMRPSALEGKAIPENRPLRIFAHPERVEATAEVPDGAPRSFNWRKTHYRVARAEGPERIAAEWWIDGEAHPTRDYFRVEDQEGRRFWLFREGLYGREVSTARWFMHGVFA, via the coding sequence ATGCGCCTCATCGCGCTTGATACGCTTGCGGAGAGGATAGGCCTGAAGCGCGGCCAGGGAGCGGCGGAAGCCCGCGCCATGTGTCCCTCGCTCGACGTGATCGCCGCTGATCCTTCGGCGGATCAAGCCTTTCTGGAAGCGCTTGCGGATTGGTGCGATCGCTATACGCCGCTCGTCGCACTCGACGGCACGGACGGCCTGTTCCTCGACATCACCGGCTGCGCGCATCTCCACGGCGGCGAGAAGGCGCTGGTCAGCGATGTTCTGTCGCGGCTGTTTTCGCTCGGCGTCGAGGCGCGGGCGACCGTTTCCTCTTCCGCCGGCCTCTCCTGGGCGGCTGCCCGCTACGGCAAGGACGCCGTCATCGCGCCCGAGGACGCAGACCGCGTTCTTGCACCCTTGCCGGTCACGGCGCTACGTCTGCCGGCGGAAACCGCGGCCGCGCTCGAACGGGTCGGGTTGAAAGAGGTGGGCGATCTTCTCGAAGCGCCGCGCGCGCCGCTCGCCCGCCGTTTCGGCTCCTGCCTTCTCCTCAGGCTCGATCAGGCGAGAGGCCTTGAGGACGAACCTCTTTCTCCTCGTCTGCCTGTGCCGAGTTTCTCCTCCGAGCGCCGGCTCGCAGAGCCGCTTCAGGATGAGGAATACATACTCGAATTGACCCGGCATCTCGCCAAGGATGTCCGTTCCTCGCTGGAACGACACGGCGAAGGCGGGCGGCTCTTCGAGCTCCTCCTGTTTCGTGTCGACGGCCGGGTGTTCCGCGTTCGGGCACATGCGGCCGTGCCCTTGAACGATGCCGATCGCATCGCCGCCCTCTTTCGCGAGCGATTGCAGGCGGTCCATGACGATCTCGATGCCGGATATGGCTTCGAAATCCTCAGGCTTGCGGTCATCAGAAGCGAAAGGCTCGATCCGGCGCAAGAGGATTTTTCCGGCGTTGCCGATGAAAGCCAGCCGCTGGCGGCCTTTATCGACAAGGTTTCCGCCCGTTTCGGGCCGGATTGCCTGATGCAGGCAGCCCTTTTCGAAAGCCACCTGCCGGAGCGGGCGGGCGGGTTTGCACCCTTGAGAGACGTGGCCGCGGCCATGAGGCCTTCCGCCCTTGAAGGCAAGGCCATCCCTGAAAACCGCCCGCTTCGGATTTTCGCACATCCTGAACGGGTGGAGGCGACAGCCGAAGTGCCGGACGGCGCCCCGCGCAGCTTCAACTGGCGAAAGACCCACTATCGCGTCGCCCGCGCCGAGGGACCGGAGCGCATCGCCGCCGAGTGGTGGATCGATGGCGAGGCCCATCCGACGCGCGATTATTTCCGGGTCGAGGATCAGGAAGGCCGCCGTTTCTGGCTGTTCCGCGAAGGCCTTTACGGAAGGGAGGTTTCCACGGCTCGCTGGTTCATGCACGGAGTTTTCGCATGA
- a CDS encoding ImuA family protein has translation MNKCGELTVMAGNGMQRQTVLSLRETIARIEDRRLPGCVRAASAADPAGFRGEKEEASRRKLLPVGVPQLDDALKGGLPLEGMTEIRNAETRDAGAAAGFVAALAALYQREKKEKGHLAPILWISQALACQEAGHPYAPGLASYGLDAERFLFVSVRTVKDALWITETALSVPVFAAVVLEIRGNPACLALSESRRLHVRARAGGMPLLVFRQAGEEEASSAFFRFQVKPASAGERPLPDGSVLCGSIGHPAFHLLVEKSRAYAPLDIFLEWNAHDRRFYPLDERRSAALQTDDKPANPVDPLPASAGRSGRAQPLGRLVAFARAS, from the coding sequence ATGAACAAATGTGGGGAGTTGACCGTCATGGCCGGGAACGGCATGCAACGGCAAACCGTTCTTTCCCTTCGCGAGACCATTGCGCGGATCGAGGACCGCAGACTGCCGGGATGCGTCCGGGCGGCGAGCGCGGCCGACCCCGCCGGCTTTCGGGGCGAGAAGGAGGAGGCCTCCCGCCGCAAGCTCCTGCCCGTAGGGGTCCCGCAGCTCGATGACGCCCTCAAGGGCGGGCTGCCGCTCGAGGGCATGACGGAAATCCGCAATGCCGAAACCCGCGATGCGGGTGCGGCCGCCGGTTTCGTCGCGGCGCTTGCGGCGCTCTATCAGCGGGAGAAAAAGGAGAAGGGACATCTGGCGCCGATTCTGTGGATCAGTCAGGCCCTTGCCTGCCAAGAAGCGGGCCATCCCTATGCGCCGGGGCTCGCGTCCTACGGTCTCGATGCCGAGCGCTTCCTCTTCGTCTCGGTGCGCACGGTCAAGGATGCGCTCTGGATCACCGAGACGGCACTCTCGGTGCCGGTCTTCGCCGCGGTAGTTCTCGAAATCCGCGGCAATCCGGCCTGTCTGGCCTTAAGCGAGAGCCGGCGCCTGCATGTCAGGGCCCGGGCGGGCGGTATGCCTCTCCTCGTCTTCCGCCAAGCGGGCGAGGAGGAGGCGAGCAGCGCCTTCTTCCGGTTCCAGGTCAAGCCGGCCTCGGCCGGCGAACGCCCTCTTCCCGATGGTTCGGTGCTTTGCGGCAGCATCGGCCATCCCGCCTTTCACCTCCTTGTCGAAAAAAGCAGGGCTTACGCCCCTCTCGACATCTTTCTGGAATGGAACGCCCATGACCGCCGCTTCTACCCCCTCGACGAGCGCCGGAGCGCCGCTCTTCAGACAGACGACAAGCCAGCGAATCCTGTCGATCCACTTCCCGCATCTGCCGGCCGATCGGGTCGCGCGCAGCCGTTGGGGCGCCTCGTGGCTTTCGCGCGGGCGTCCTGA
- a CDS encoding metallopeptidase family protein: MARIDQTDDWRERHAPTLSTFEQLAFEAYSHLPQEFRKLTTDLIIEVADFPSDDVFEDMALETPFDLLGLFEGRGIGERFTMETGEFPNRITLYRRPILDYWAENEETLGDIITHVLIHEIGHHFGLSDDDMERIEASVEHVGG, encoded by the coding sequence ATGGCCCGCATTGACCAGACCGATGATTGGCGGGAACGCCACGCACCGACGCTTTCCACATTCGAGCAGCTCGCGTTTGAAGCCTACAGCCATCTGCCTCAGGAATTCCGCAAGCTGACGACGGATCTCATTATCGAAGTCGCCGATTTTCCGAGTGACGACGTCTTCGAAGACATGGCGCTCGAGACGCCCTTCGACCTGCTCGGCCTCTTCGAAGGCCGCGGCATCGGCGAACGCTTCACCATGGAGACCGGCGAGTTTCCGAACCGGATCACGCTCTATCGCCGCCCGATCCTGGATTACTGGGCGGAAAACGAGGAAACGCTGGGCGACATCATCACCCATGTGCTGATCCACGAGATCGGCCACCATTTCGGCCTTTCCGACGACGACATGGAGCGGATCGAGGCGAGTGTGGAACACGTCGGCGGCTGA
- a CDS encoding DUF1737 domain-containing protein: MKLYRFLTGPDDASFCHKVTAALNQGWTLHGSPTYAFNADTQHMQCGQAVVKEVEGKDYDPDMKLSEQ, translated from the coding sequence TTGAAACTCTATCGCTTTCTCACCGGTCCCGACGACGCTTCGTTCTGCCACAAGGTGACGGCGGCCTTGAACCAGGGATGGACGCTGCACGGCTCGCCCACCTACGCCTTCAATGCCGATACCCAGCATATGCAGTGCGGTCAGGCGGTGGTGAAGGAGGTGGAGGGCAAGGACTACGATCCGGACATGAAGCTGTCGGAGCAGTAG
- a CDS encoding CoA ester lyase produces the protein MTRAIDHHPVRLRRSVLSVPADNPRALAKVRDLAADAVIFDLEDAVSPERKAEARDALVRHLAGNRPEGEAIIRVNAAGSGFGEADLAAALAAKPDAILLPKVESPADIQAVLDWLAEKDAPESLRLWAMIETPRGVINAPAIAEVGRTSGGRLDCFVVGLNDLRKETSVPALAGRTYLIPWLMQILLAARGSGLDAIDAVFNDFRDQEGLEAECRQGREMGYDGKMLIHPAQIDEANRCFGIDEAAVEEARAIIDAFALPENAGKGVINLDGRMVERLHFEQAVKLAAKAYIIEKRKAKL, from the coding sequence ATGACAAGAGCGATCGACCATCATCCCGTGCGGTTGCGCCGTTCGGTGCTCTCGGTTCCGGCCGACAACCCGCGCGCGCTCGCCAAAGTGCGCGATCTCGCGGCAGATGCCGTGATCTTCGACCTCGAGGATGCCGTCTCGCCGGAACGCAAGGCTGAGGCCCGCGATGCGCTCGTCCGGCACCTTGCCGGGAACCGGCCAGAGGGCGAAGCGATCATCCGCGTCAACGCGGCGGGGTCCGGCTTCGGCGAAGCGGACCTCGCCGCCGCTCTTGCCGCGAAGCCCGACGCGATCCTCTTGCCCAAGGTGGAAAGCCCGGCCGATATCCAAGCCGTGCTCGACTGGCTTGCGGAAAAGGACGCCCCGGAAAGCCTGAGGCTCTGGGCGATGATCGAGACGCCGCGCGGGGTCATCAACGCGCCGGCGATCGCCGAGGTTGGCCGCACCTCCGGCGGTAGGCTCGATTGCTTCGTCGTCGGCTTGAACGACCTTCGCAAGGAGACGAGCGTTCCAGCCCTTGCCGGCCGCACCTATCTCATCCCTTGGCTGATGCAGATACTCCTTGCCGCTCGCGGCAGCGGGCTCGACGCCATCGACGCGGTCTTCAACGATTTCCGCGATCAGGAGGGGCTCGAGGCGGAGTGCCGGCAGGGGCGCGAGATGGGCTATGACGGCAAGATGCTGATCCATCCGGCGCAGATCGATGAGGCCAACCGGTGCTTCGGCATCGATGAGGCCGCGGTCGAGGAGGCGCGGGCGATCATCGATGCTTTTGCGCTGCCGGAGAATGCGGGCAAGGGCGTGATCAACCTTGACGGCCGTATGGTCGAACGACTGCATTTCGAGCAGGCGGTAAAGCTCGCCGCCAAGGCGTACATCATCGAAAAACGAAAGGCAAAACTTTGA
- the leuD gene encoding 3-isopropylmalate dehydratase small subunit: MDKFVKLTGVAAPLPVVNIDTDMIIPKDYLKTIKRTGLGKGLFAEARYNEDGTANPDFVLNKPAYQNAKILVAGDNFGCGSSREHAPWALLDFGIRCVISTSFADIFYNNCFKNGILPIVVSQENLDKLMDDASRGSNAILTVDLEAQEITGPDGGSIKFEIDAFKRHCLLNGLDDIGLTLEKGGAIDNFEKANATSRPWA, translated from the coding sequence ATGGACAAGTTCGTCAAGCTCACCGGCGTTGCCGCCCCCCTGCCCGTCGTCAACATCGACACGGACATGATCATTCCGAAGGATTACCTGAAGACGATCAAGCGCACCGGTCTTGGCAAGGGCCTTTTCGCCGAAGCCCGCTACAACGAGGACGGCACGGCGAACCCGGATTTCGTTCTCAACAAGCCGGCCTACCAGAACGCCAAGATCCTCGTCGCCGGCGACAATTTCGGCTGCGGCTCCTCTCGCGAGCACGCGCCCTGGGCGCTCCTCGATTTCGGCATCCGCTGCGTCATCTCGACGTCCTTTGCGGACATCTTCTACAACAACTGTTTCAAGAACGGCATCCTGCCGATCGTCGTCAGCCAGGAGAACCTCGACAAGCTGATGGACGACGCCAGCCGCGGCTCCAACGCCATCCTCACGGTCGATCTCGAAGCGCAGGAAATCACCGGCCCGGACGGCGGCTCAATCAAGTTCGAGATCGATGCCTTCAAGCGCCATTGCCTGCTGAACGGTCTTGACGACATCGGCCTGACGCTCGAAAAGGGCGGCGCCATCGACAATTTCGAGAAGGCAAACGCCACCTCACGCCCCTGGGCCTGA
- a CDS encoding RidA family protein, with protein MTLKRISSGSPFEKTAGYSRAVVKGDWCFVSGTTGYDYATMIMPETVEEQARNCLRTIEGALREAGFSLSDVVRNHYYVTDASFADRVFPIFGEVFGDIRPAATMIVCDLIRPEMLIEIEVTAFRGS; from the coding sequence ATGACGCTGAAGCGCATCTCCTCCGGTTCGCCCTTTGAAAAGACGGCAGGCTATTCGCGTGCCGTCGTCAAGGGCGACTGGTGCTTCGTCTCCGGCACCACCGGTTACGACTACGCCACCATGATCATGCCGGAGACGGTGGAGGAACAGGCGCGCAACTGCCTGAGGACGATCGAGGGTGCACTGAGAGAAGCGGGCTTCTCGCTCTCCGATGTCGTGCGCAACCACTATTACGTCACCGATGCGAGCTTCGCCGATCGGGTCTTCCCGATCTTCGGAGAGGTCTTCGGCGATATCCGCCCGGCCGCCACCATGATCGTCTGCGATCTCATCCGCCCGGAAATGTTGATCGAAATCGAGGTCACGGCGTTCCGGGGTTCTTAG